In Curtobacterium sp. MCPF17_002, one genomic interval encodes:
- a CDS encoding DUF3499 family protein, producing the protein MDVRICSKVACGASAAATLTYDYGDSMVVVGPLSTRVEPHGYDLCARHAAALRVPRGWHVVRREPLRRDAD; encoded by the coding sequence ATGGACGTGAGGATCTGCAGCAAGGTCGCCTGTGGTGCGAGCGCTGCGGCGACCCTGACGTACGACTACGGCGACTCGATGGTCGTGGTCGGCCCCCTCTCGACACGGGTCGAACCGCACGGGTACGACCTGTGCGCCCGGCACGCGGCCGCCCTGCGGGTGCCACGCGGCTGGCACGTCGTGCGGCGTGAGCCGCTCCGCCGCGACGCCGACTGA
- the ahcY gene encoding adenosylhomocysteinase: MPTEARTAVPFRVADLSLAEAGRHQIRLAENEMPGLMSLREEFGASQPLAGARIAGSLHMTVQTAVLIETLVALGAQVRWASCNIFSTQDEAAAAMAVGPTGTPESPAGVPVFAWKGETLEEYWWCTNRIFDWSAEAAAVGADWAGPNLILDDGGDATMLVHTGADAEAAGRAPEAGADASAEWKIVLETVAASLQESTDRWTRIAADIQGVTEETTTGVHRLYELARNGELKFPAINVNDSVTKSKFDNKYGIRHSLPDGLNRATDVLIGGKVAFVVGYGDVGKGAAEALRGQGARVIVSEVDPICALQAAMDGHQVARLADVAGQVDMIITCTGNLGVVGVDEMLALKHLAIVANVGHFDNEIDMAGLEALPGVEKVEIKPQVHEWRLPTGRSILVLSEGRLMNLGNATGHPSFVMSNSFTNQVLAQIELHTRRDEYPTGVYVLPKHLDEKVARLHLDALGVQLTALRPEQAAYIGVPVEGPYKPEHYRY; the protein is encoded by the coding sequence ATGCCCACCGAAGCCCGCACCGCAGTGCCGTTCCGCGTCGCCGACCTCTCCCTCGCCGAGGCGGGGCGCCACCAGATCCGTCTCGCCGAGAACGAGATGCCCGGCCTGATGTCCCTGCGCGAGGAGTTCGGCGCCTCGCAGCCGCTCGCCGGTGCGCGCATCGCCGGATCGCTGCACATGACGGTGCAGACCGCCGTGCTCATCGAGACTCTCGTGGCCCTCGGCGCGCAGGTCCGTTGGGCCAGCTGCAACATCTTCTCCACGCAGGACGAAGCCGCCGCCGCGATGGCCGTCGGCCCGACGGGGACCCCGGAGTCGCCCGCCGGCGTGCCGGTGTTCGCGTGGAAGGGCGAGACGCTCGAGGAGTACTGGTGGTGCACCAACCGCATCTTCGACTGGTCGGCCGAGGCGGCTGCCGTCGGGGCGGACTGGGCCGGACCGAACCTCATCCTCGACGACGGCGGTGACGCCACGATGCTCGTGCACACCGGCGCCGACGCCGAGGCCGCCGGGCGTGCACCCGAGGCCGGTGCCGACGCGAGCGCCGAGTGGAAGATCGTGCTCGAGACCGTCGCCGCCTCGCTGCAGGAGTCGACGGACCGCTGGACCCGCATCGCGGCGGACATCCAGGGCGTGACCGAGGAGACCACCACTGGCGTCCACCGCCTGTACGAACTGGCTCGGAACGGTGAGCTGAAGTTCCCGGCGATCAACGTCAACGACTCCGTCACGAAGTCGAAGTTCGACAACAAGTACGGCATCCGCCACTCGCTTCCCGACGGCCTGAACCGCGCGACCGACGTCCTCATCGGCGGCAAGGTCGCCTTCGTCGTGGGCTACGGCGACGTGGGCAAGGGCGCGGCCGAGGCGCTGCGCGGCCAGGGCGCCCGCGTGATCGTGTCCGAGGTCGACCCGATCTGCGCACTCCAGGCGGCGATGGACGGCCACCAGGTCGCGCGCCTCGCGGACGTCGCCGGCCAGGTCGACATGATCATCACGTGCACCGGCAACCTCGGCGTCGTCGGCGTCGACGAGATGCTCGCGCTGAAGCACCTCGCGATCGTGGCGAACGTCGGACACTTCGACAACGAGATCGACATGGCCGGGCTCGAGGCGCTGCCGGGCGTCGAGAAGGTCGAGATCAAGCCGCAGGTGCACGAATGGCGCCTGCCGACCGGTCGCTCGATCCTCGTGCTGTCCGAGGGACGCCTGATGAACCTTGGCAACGCGACGGGGCACCCCTCCTTCGTGATGAGCAACTCGTTCACGAACCAGGTCCTCGCGCAGATCGAGCTGCACACCCGGCGCGACGAGTACCCGACGGGCGTCTACGTGCTGCCGAAGCACCTCGACGAGAAGGTGGCGCGGCTGCACCTCGACGCGCTCGGCGTGCAGTTGACCGCGCTCCGCCCGGAGCAGGCCGCCTACATCGGCGTCCCGGTCGAGGGTCCCTACAAGCCGGAGCACTACCGCTACTGA
- a CDS encoding metallopeptidase family protein, producing the protein MRRRTPLVTPVDRGRGRSRHGRGGRSSVTGPDLAPIITRAEVFDRIVGDTAHYLIGLWPEELDGVAFQVADMPTDASVPDQMPRWRVDREARRVTVFRIPVERVTRSPEKDDTDKRVIIETAVFRAVGELIGKDPWDLAPDRYRHW; encoded by the coding sequence ATGCGCCGAAGGACTCCCCTCGTCACCCCGGTCGACCGAGGCCGCGGCCGTTCCCGGCACGGTCGTGGCGGACGCTCGAGCGTGACCGGACCGGACCTCGCGCCGATCATCACGCGCGCCGAGGTCTTCGACCGCATCGTCGGGGACACCGCGCACTACCTCATCGGACTCTGGCCGGAGGAGCTCGACGGCGTCGCCTTCCAGGTCGCGGACATGCCGACCGACGCCTCGGTGCCGGACCAGATGCCGCGGTGGCGCGTCGACCGCGAGGCCCGCCGCGTCACGGTGTTCCGGATCCCGGTCGAACGCGTCACGCGGAGCCCGGAGAAGGACGACACCGACAAGCGGGTCATCATCGAGACGGCGGTGTTCCGTGCGGTGGGCGAGCTCATCGGCAAGGACCCGTGGGACCTCGCGCCGGACCGCTACCGGCACTGGTAG
- a CDS encoding DUF5719 family protein gives MSTTPASVRRWVIRGTATAIAVVVAAGAVTAAHAIGTESDPGRPAGKTVVPVPADAERVCAGSALRLSDDAGNDATKASTVGSATVATATTGSTVERSALGSSTTGGSDPRLLTAPAGETTPQVAGSSYQSVSSGDLVGVGAASCDDPSQSTWLVGGSTETGRTSLVTLSNPTDVNATVDLSIFDDSGTVSAPGTTGIVVAPNTQKVVPLSGFVSDQGSTVVHVVSSGGQIVAHMQESIVRTLTPGGFDIVSGGAAPARTQIIPGVVLEGAQAAQRGDDTADAAPIVRLFVPGSKAARVTLGITTSDGGGSTVNATAEPGVVTDVALDDFPDGRYSFTVTSTEPLVAGARTTTPTEDDRTDLGWFASAEPLGASTITALAPGDNQRLTMVNPTRADAAVTIRTGDEEQRVDVVAGGTSTVIVPLSKQLTLTGTKGLVAGVTYMGSSGIAGFPVRAATEVSTPVRVYP, from the coding sequence ATGAGCACCACCCCCGCCTCCGTGCGCCGCTGGGTCATCCGGGGCACCGCCACCGCGATCGCCGTCGTCGTCGCTGCCGGTGCCGTCACCGCCGCGCACGCGATCGGCACCGAGTCCGACCCGGGCCGCCCCGCGGGCAAGACGGTCGTCCCGGTGCCGGCCGACGCCGAGCGCGTGTGCGCCGGCAGTGCGCTGCGCCTGTCCGACGACGCCGGCAACGACGCCACCAAGGCGAGCACCGTCGGCTCCGCCACGGTCGCGACGGCCACCACCGGGTCGACCGTCGAGCGGTCCGCACTCGGTTCCTCCACGACCGGCGGCAGCGACCCGCGCCTCCTCACCGCCCCGGCGGGCGAAACCACGCCGCAGGTCGCGGGCAGCAGCTACCAGAGTGTCTCGAGCGGCGACCTCGTCGGCGTCGGTGCCGCGTCCTGTGACGACCCGAGCCAGTCGACGTGGCTGGTCGGCGGTTCCACCGAGACCGGCCGCACGAGCCTCGTGACGCTCTCGAACCCGACCGACGTGAACGCCACGGTCGACCTGTCGATCTTCGACGACTCGGGGACCGTCAGCGCCCCCGGCACGACCGGCATCGTCGTCGCCCCGAACACGCAGAAGGTCGTCCCGCTCTCCGGGTTCGTGTCCGACCAGGGCTCCACCGTGGTGCACGTCGTGTCCTCCGGCGGGCAGATCGTCGCGCACATGCAGGAGTCGATCGTCCGGACGCTCACCCCCGGCGGGTTCGACATCGTCTCCGGTGGTGCCGCACCGGCCCGGACGCAGATCATCCCCGGCGTCGTGCTCGAGGGCGCCCAGGCGGCCCAGCGCGGCGACGACACCGCCGACGCCGCACCGATCGTCCGGCTGTTCGTCCCCGGCTCGAAGGCCGCCCGGGTCACCCTCGGGATCACGACCTCGGACGGCGGCGGCTCCACCGTGAACGCCACCGCCGAGCCCGGGGTCGTCACCGACGTCGCACTCGACGACTTCCCGGACGGCCGCTACTCGTTCACGGTCACCTCGACCGAGCCCCTGGTCGCGGGCGCCCGCACCACGACGCCCACCGAGGACGACCGCACCGACCTCGGCTGGTTCGCCTCCGCGGAGCCGCTCGGCGCATCGACGATCACCGCGCTGGCGCCGGGCGACAACCAGCGCCTGACGATGGTCAACCCGACCCGTGCCGACGCCGCGGTCACCATCCGCACGGGTGACGAGGAGCAGCGGGTCGACGTGGTCGCTGGCGGCACGAGCACCGTCATCGTGCCCCTGTCGAAGCAGCTCACCCTGACCGGGACGAAGGGCCTCGTGGCCGGCGTGACGTACATGGGGAGCAGCGGCATCGCCGGGTTCCCGGTGCGCGCGGCGACCGAGGTCTCGACGCCGGTCCGCGTCTACCCCTGA